A genomic region of Daphnia carinata strain CSIRO-1 chromosome 5, CSIRO_AGI_Dcar_HiC_V3, whole genome shotgun sequence contains the following coding sequences:
- the LOC130702835 gene encoding axotactin-like isoform X2 has product MGMEHHYGGLNRRALMFVLLLMAVALADEDHLESSDATTPDLTTDTSIPFTERDEFPNDVETDDDASMMLAVEKTTTTHVCQAPADPGPCTAELIKFFYDSTAQRCRQFIYGGCDGNENNFVTEAECLQTCGHALVGQPLRDNYNNDFPTDTSPSYADKDEILTLANGQGETSFTFSAEYPFIQLKAVDISAFKLRQIREIHFEFRSPEAQGLLLYQTLRNPPPDEPKYELYVLLEGGELKTIHVFGANETTLLVGKGLNRDWWHRVKINVDPTIASLQVQVDDETQSIVIEGLDKDAGYGRRQHINSTLFIGGMNWAQDEVESSYLFEHFVGCLRNVQLKTGSDLSIVQPLKASAHRDIVEGCVDKCKAGENRCRNGGKCLNRYHSTACDCFGTKYEGDSCDYDSATTITLRGYSYISYRIYDWKDRAHSESNRISVIFRALMGDSILFYAGGTFPYTNHVAVTLLANSSLYVEVDFGDGPHGVHLGEDLTTGVWNNFTLVHNGNVLNFILNGREHKMIVQGSRYYLRFDPHIFVGGDRKPLGLGLRSSNNFVGCLSEVYFNDVSILQKLRTNSPHVLYHSIFRPEIGQCKDVPVVPITLPFQESKLSISLKTVPSSEQKLQINLGFKTRNSTAVLAHGTGITDNGNVGLWELKLNKGEMQFRIFEDASNESLSVTVLKKGQRLADGSWHQVHLVYGLDGVSLAVDYRRPEFKNLNQANVPTLTLDEDSVIVIGVGYLDSQPGFIGCIRDLVLNRRKLDPRALLYTAEVREISLDNCQLVDPCHRPNACEHGGLCNVDEGRVVCDCTGTGYTGKNCHFALYKRTCEELALLGYMKSGVYEIDIDGNGPHPPAHVRCEFEANSGVRKTVVEHNLPHDAEIRGLSMDDVVFNLTYREFSAEMLQSLISQSLQCKQILRYDCYKAPIELHSYTWFRSAAGNLLDSIPLGKAKPGRCPCSQNQNCKHSSVFCNCDADEPRWLSDEGYLTQPEDLGITQIFALQQRKLVPQSEGRITLGPLECVEANTQQYVVTFKSPDSYMEVPGWHRGDLAFSFRTSSERAILLYQPLLHPKHPYFRVLLVNDHKLTLEFSINGEPRSVTVKSSRDLNSGEWQQVWIDYNEYHVRFTVNQESILVDLNDGEEFGPFEATLFIGGAPEEMLGSEMAPHTDGLVGCFRGLVMNNEVVNLYAYMNARFPDMIQKHCRPSCDPNPCKNGASCVEFWGSYKCVCKNPLAHFGYNCEIDINQNAITFRTATSFVEANATTFDIAKNMGLSGFFQQDILINLRTFDSRSLIFYAYDYHNNFVQLHIEDDNQVVFTFNSANTIHSVSTVVKGLTTGDSIQILIDREPESTTLHVNTEKSTVEAPLLLMDTYARSPWVNKEKEMIRPPRPVRRPEEFYQVFLGGVDQDYMTTSLGGYTGCLRGLSVGGNILDLTSKGAEGIGRDVKDWLPFGKTFLATNWAARASLAYQDRDASQDGGEESGVVHSCNMLCDQQPCQNEGVCLEDFRSNTYHCDCEMTSYSGPYCTEEKGAHFRGDSYITAHYASLDLDAIKIQLAFSTTAVRNIAQALLLIQTSKAKTKYLLVSLTALGYLRIEDDRGNGIVYGAEVKTINFLNGARHSVYYKRNGANAVLLVDRDDVPLRPLSTSIHPDGLAEVTDENAIHVGGVKVTNDPRFTDYDHFDGCISNVVVELDDNQLHPLLAYLGYQRSGLEAVTSHDPEGIEEEARCAAFSVTPPGVVEDDMDSYNDTSDEEWRPKPPLILPYKPVFVGPANYDPTTSNRILVGLGCIFLAGLIALTIYLCKTHRRSKRRQYLQDDEQFLIFPSSAQKAPIRPALRNNPIRNVGVTAPVAHVLDIPKLESQSGFNCLKNEVIPTSGTQIVYNLLESISNQENENPLEKPSDIPSDAIPYLDDQEVDTLMSDISEQSREVTSSFDETGTISRGSLEGSETQLEGLPSASSNDTEAPHPSEETSSAAALVACMPLAIEMVTDVLRNAQNILENDAELDKEIDLINLSQLVPENNVRGDIDPNHDAEAEDENNVADHPAPLADTSLDSNADPCTNDDILTVPKKRAPIERISEAFLSDDDDDGSVSVANTEKELADAEYPMDSNQQTQQPKVTRNTVTKDNQFFLMPRYGAESVRNYANPLSYLGGPRLLTKNLQKTSKESILSIDE; this is encoded by the exons ATGGG CATGGAGCACCACTATGGAGGCCTGAACCGGCGGGCCCTCATGTTCGTCCTCCTATTGATGGCTGTCGCTCTAGCGGACGAAGACCATCTTGAATCATCAGATGCCACAACACCAGATCTCACCACCGACACCTCTATTCCATTTACCGAACGTGATGAATTTCCGAACGATGTGGAGACTGACGACGATGCATCCATGATGCTTGCCGTCGAAAAGACAACAACGACTCATGTGTGTCAAGCACCAGCCGATCCGGGTCCTTGCACGGCCGAATTGATCAAATTCTTTTATGATTCTACGGCTCAACGATGTCGCCAGTTTATCTATGGGGGATGcgatggaaatgaaaacaatttcgtCACGGAAGCAGAATGCCTGCAAACGTGCGGCCACGCTCTAGTCGGCCAACCCCTTAGAGATAATTACAACAACGATTTTCCCACGGATACTTCTCCATCCTACGCTGACAAAGACGAAATTCTAACACTTGCTAACGGTCAGGGCGAGacttctttcactttctcgGCCGAATATCCTTTCATACAGCTAAAAGCCGTTGATATTAGCGCATTCAAACTTCG GCAAATTAGGGAAATCCATTTCGAATTCCGTTCGCCGGAAGCGCAAGGCTTGTTGCTATATCAAACGCTGAGAAATCCGCCTCCAGACGAACCCAAATACGAATTGTATGTCCTTTTAGAAGGCGGGGAACTGAAAACGATTCACGTTTTTGGCGCCAATGAAACCACGCTATTGGTCGGCAAGGGTCTCAATCGCGATTGGTGGCATCGCGTCAAGATCAACGTTGATCCAACGATCGCATCCCTGCAAGTACAAGTGGACGACGAAACACAGTCCATAGTGATTGAAGGGCTCGACAAAGACGCCGGTTATGGACGACGCCAACACATCAACTCGACGCTCTTTATCGGAG GCATGAACTGGGCACAAGATGAGGTGGAATCCAGTTACCTTTTTGAACACTTTGTCGGTTGTCTAAGGAACGTGCAACTTAAAACTGGATCTGATTTAAGCATCGTTCAACCTTTAAAGGCCTCCGCACATCGAGACATTGTCGAAGGATGCGTTGACAA GTGCAAAGCAGGTGAAAATCGATGCCGCAACGGAGGGAAATGTTTGAATCGTTATCACAGCACTGCCTGCGACTGTTTTGGCACCAAATATGAAGGCGACAGCTGTGATTATGACA GTGCAACAACCATCACACTTCGAGGCTATTCGTACATCTCCTACCGCATCTACGACTGGAAAGATCGTGCCCACTCCGAATCTAACCGTATCAGCGTCATATTTCGC GCGCTGATGGGGGATTCCATTCTTTTCTACGCCGGGGGAACCTTTCCCTACACCAATCATGTGGCCGTTACCTTATTGGCGAATAGTTCACTATACGTCGAAGTGGACTTCG GTGACGGACCGCATGGAGTGCATTTAGGGGAAGATTTGACAACGGGTGTCTGGAACAATTTCACTCTGGTTCATAACGGAAACGTCCTGAATTTCATACTCAACGGACGTGAGCATAAGATGATTGTCCAAGGATCTCGTTATTACTTGCGTTTCGACCCGCACATTTTCGTCGGTGGTGATCGCAAGCCTTTAGGGCTAG GACTCCGTTCCAGCAACAATTTCGTTGGCTGTTTGTCCGAAGTCTATTTCAACGACGTCTCCATCTTGCAGAAATTGCGAACCAATTCCCCGCACGTCTTGTACCACAGCATTTTTCGGCCCGAGATAGGCCAATGCAAGGACGTACCCGTCGTTCCAATCACCCTTCCATTCCAGGAATCTAAACTGTCCATTAGCTTGAAAACGGTTCCTTCGTCAGAGCAAAAACTGCAGATTAATCTCGGCTTTAAAACACGCAACTCAACGGCTGTCTTAGCTCACGGCACTGGCATAACGGACAACGGCAACGTTGGCTTGTGGGAG TTGAAACTCAATAAAGGCGAAATGCAGTTCCGGATCTTTGAAGACGCCAGCAACGAATCGCTGAGTGTCACTGTCTTGAAGAAAGGGCAACGCTTGGCCGATGGATCGTGGCATCAAGTCCACCTAGTCTACGGACTAGATGGCGTCAGTTTGGCTGTTGATTATCGTAGACCAGAATTCAAAAACCTGAATCAAGCAAACGTGCCTACGCTTACATTAGATGAAGATTCCGTCATTGTAATTGGAGTCGGCTATCTAGACTCCCAGCCTg GATTTATCGGTTGCATACGGGATCTTGTTTTGAATCGTAGAAAGCTTGATCCTCGAGCTTTGCTCTATACGGCCGAAGTCCGCGAAATATCGCTCGACAATTGTCAGTTGGTTGACCCTTGCCATCGTCCAAACGCTTGTGAACATGGTGGATTGTGTAACGTTGACGAAGGCCGCGTAGTTTGCGATTGCACGGGGACAGGCTACACTGGAAAGAACTGCCATTTCG CTTTGTACAAGAGGACTTGCGAAGAGTTGGCACTGTTAGGGTACATGAAGAGCGGGGTCTACGAGATTGATATCGATGGCAATGGACCTCACCCTCCGGCTCACGTTCGATGTGAATTTGAGGCTAACAGCGGTGTACGCAAGACGGTGGTTGAACACAACCTTCCTCACGATGCT gaAATTCGAGGCCTCAGCATGGATGATGTGGTTTTTAACTTGACCTATCGGGAATTCAGTGCTGAAATGTTGCAAAGTTTGATATCGCAGTCGCTTCAGTGTAAACAAATCCTTCGATACGATTGCTACAAAGCTCCGATCGAACTGCATTCGTACACCTGGTTCCGTTCGGCTGCAGGAAATTTACTGGATTCAATTCCTTTAGGCAAAGCGAAACCTGGCCGATGCCCTTGTTCAC AAAACCAAAACTGCAAGCACTCGAGCGTGTTCTGCAACTGCGACGCAGATGAACCCCGTTGGCTGTCTGACGAAGGATACTTGACGCAGCCCGAAGATTTGGGAATCACTCAGATTTTCGCGCTCCAGCAGCGCAAACTTGTGCCCCAATCCGAAGGTCGAATCACCCTGGGACCGCTGGAATGTGTAGAAGCGA ACACGCAGCAGTACGTAGTTACGTTCAAATCGCCAGACTCGTACATGGAGGTTCCAGGATG GCATCGTGGAGATTTGGCATTCAGTTTCCGAACATCCAGTGAAAGGGCTATCCTACTTTACCAACCTCTGTTGCACCCAAAACATCCGTACTTTAGAGTTCTTCTTGTCAACG atcACAAATTAACACTCGAGTTCTCAATTAACGGCGAGCCGCGAAGCGTTACCGTGAAAAGCTCGCGTGACCTCAACTCTGGCGAATGGCAACAAGTGTGGATCGATTACAACGAGTACCATGTCAGATTCACCGTCAACCAAGAATCCATCCTTGTCGATTTGAATGACGGTGAGGAATTTGGACCGTTCGAAGCCACTTTATTCATCGGTGGCGCGCCAGA GGAAATGCTTGGTTCCGAAATGGCACCTCATACCGATGGTCTTGTCGGATGCTTCCGAGGTTTGGTTATGAACAACGAAG ttgtgaATCTGTATGCGTACATGAACGCTCGCTTCCCCGATATGATCCAGAAACATTGCCGACCGTCATGCGATCCCAATCCGTGCAAAAATGGAGCGTCTTGCGTCGAGTTCTGGGGTTCTTACAAGTGTGTCTGCAAG AATCCTCTGGCGCATTTCGGATACAACTGTGAGATTG ACATCAACCAAAACGCTATAACTTTCCGTACTGCCACATCATTCGTGGAGGCTAACGCCACGACATTTGACATTGCCAAGAACATGGGACTGAGTGGATTCTTCCAACAAGATATACTCATCAACCTTCGAACGTTTGATAGCCGTTCGCTGATCTTCTATGCTTACGATTACCACAACAATTTCGTCCAGTTGCACATCGAAGATGACAATCAGGTGGTCTTCACTTTTAACTCTGCCAACACAATCCACAGCGTTTCGACCGTCGTCAAGG GTTTAACCACTGGAGACTCGATTCAGATCCTGATTGACCGCGAACCAGAATCGACTACATTACATGTCAATACAGAAAAGAGTACTGTGGAAGCGCCTCTTCTTTTAATGGACACCTATGCTCGATCTCCGTGGGTGAACAAGGAAAAGG AAATGATCAGACCACCTAGACCTGTTCGGCGGCCTGAGGAGTTCTACCAGGTTTTCCTTGGTGGAGTTGACCAGGACTACATGACCACGTCTCTTGGTGGTTACACTGGCTGCCTGCGTGGTTTGAGCGTCGGTGGCAACATCCTGGATCTAACATCGAAGGGTGCTGAAGGTATCGGGCGTG ATGTTAAAGATTGGCTTCCATTTGGTAAAACATTCCTGGCCACCAACTGGGCAGCTAGAGCAAGTCTTGCCTACCAAGACCGAGACGCCTCACAAG acggaGGCGAAGAATCTGGAGTTGTGCATAGTTGCAATATGCTTTGCGACCAACAACCGTGTCAAAACGAGGGCGTTTGTCTCGAAGATTTCCGATCAAACACTTATCATTGCGATTGCGAGATGACGTCGTATTCAGGCCCTTATTGCACGGAAG AAAAGGGAGCGCATTTTCGCGGAGATTCATACATCACAGCGCATTACGCTTCTTTGGACTTGGACGCCATCAAAATTCAACTGGCGTTCTCAACGACTGCCGTGCGCAATATCGCACAAGCTTTGCTATTGATTCAAACAAGCAAAGC GAAGACTAAATATCTTTTAGTAAGCTTAACGGCTCTCGGCTATCTGAGAATTGAAGACGATCGCGGCAATGGCATTGTTTACGGTGCTGAGGTGAAAACCATCAATTTTCTTAACGGTGCTCGCCATTCGGTTTACTACAAGCGCAATGGGGCTAATGCCGTATTGTTG GTCGACAGAGACGATGTTCCACTTCGTCCGTTAAGCACATCGATACATCCAGACGGACTGGCTGAAGTTACTG ATGAAAATGCTATCCACGTCGGCGGAGTTAAGGTCACCAATGACCCGCGTTTCACTGACTACGATCACTTTGACGGATGCATATCAA ATGTTGTGGTAGAACTGGACGATAATCAGTTACACCCACTGCTGGCTTACCTTGGTTACCAGAGATCCGGACTTGAAGCGGTAACTTCCCACGATCCAGAAG GTATCGAGGAGGAAGCGAGATGTGCAGCATTTTCAGTGACACCTCCCGGAGTGGTTGAAGATGACATGGATTCTTACAATGATACATCCGACGAGGAATGGCGTCCTAAGCCTCCGCTGATACTTCCGTACAAGCCCGTATTTGTCGGCCCGGCAAATTACGACCCAACTACGTCAAACA GGATCCTGGTTGGATTGGGTTGCATCTTCCTTGCTGGACTGATTGCGCTAACCATCTACTTGTGCAAGACTCACCGCCGTAGCAAGAGGCGCCAATATTTGCAAGACGACGaacaatttttgattttcccaTCGTCGGCGCAGAAAGCACCTATTCGTCCTGCTTTGCGGAATAATCCTATCCGAAATGTAGGTGTCACAGCTCCGGTTGCTCAC GTCCTGGATATCCCAAAACTCGAATCACAGTCTGGCTTCAATTGCTTGAAAAACGAGGTCATCCCAACCAGTGGCACTCAAATAGTGTACAATTTATTGGAATCAATCTCCAATCAAGAAAATGAGAATCCATTAGAAAAACCGAGTGATATCCCGTCTGATGCGATTCCGTACTTGGACGACCAAGAGGTGGACACCTTAATGTCGGACATCTCAGAACAAAGCCGAGAAGTCACATCAAGTTTTGACGAAACAGGGACGATTTCACGTGGCTCTCTGGAAGGG TCTGAGACTCAACTAGAAGGATTGCCATCCGCGAGCAGTAATGACACCGAAGCGCCACATCCCTCTGAAGAAACATCGTCTGCTGCAGCCCTAGTGGCATGCATGCCATTAGCGATCGAGATGGTAACTGATGTGCTACGAAACGCGCAAAACATCCTGGAAAACGATGCCGAGTTGGACAAGGAAATAGACTTGATTAATTTATCACAATTAGTACCAGAAAACAACGTACGTGGCGATATCGACCCAAACCACGATGCTGAAGCAGAAGACGAAAACAATGTAGCCGACCAT CCTGCCCCTCTAGCCGATACTTCACTCGATTCGAATGCAGATCCTTGCACGAATGACGACATTCTAACTGTCCCCAAAAAGAGGGCACCCATTGAACGCATTAGCGAAGCATTCCTTtccgacgacgatgacgatggATCAGTTAGCGTCGCCAACACGGAAAAG GAGCTGGCTGATGCGGAATATCCGATGGACAGCAATCAACAAACTCAGCAACCAAAAG TAACCAGAAACACTGTTACAAAAGACAATCAGTTTTTCCTTATGCCTCGGTATGGTGCAGAAAGTGTACGCAACTATGCTAACCCGTTAAGTTATCTAGGAGGCCCACGCCTGCTTACAAAAAATCTACAAAAAACTTCCAAAGAATCTATTTTATCGATTGATGAATAA